One genomic window of Canis aureus isolate CA01 chromosome 15, VMU_Caureus_v.1.0, whole genome shotgun sequence includes the following:
- the LOC144285070 gene encoding ral guanine nucleotide dissociation stimulator-like, whose product MFPSGFPSFEQRQEPQGCGCFECWRRWCHRQTQRLREFFRRRRRSSIWDNGWRRRREEEDIPHTPVVIRKQPSTANGGLQGFKAERASALRRNRICPTTPSRRELLEQQVEELVPALLRLDNPFLFEFLNVLEEYGTPEEVLDLLFAKYRCVVASCKKEGILDQWEISISCILDIWLEYYREDFISHRNFSP is encoded by the exons ATGTTCCCTTCCGGCTTTCCCAGTTTCGAGCAACGCCAGGAACCCCAGGGATGCGGCTGCTTCGAATGCTGGAGACGTTGGTGCCACCGTCAAACCCAACGCCTCAGGGAGTTTTTCAGGAGGCGCCGTAGG AGCTCCATATGGGACAATGGGTGGCGGCGGAGGCGGGAGGAAGAGGACATCCCCCACACCCCGGTGGTGATCAGGAAGCAGCCCAGCACAGCTAACGGAGGCCTGCAAGGGTTcaag gctgaAAGGGCCTCAGCCCTGAGAAGGAATCGGATCTGCCCAACCACCCCCAGCCGGAGGGAGCTGCTGGAGCAGCAGGTAGAAGAACTGGTGCCTGCCTTGCTGCGCTTGGACAATCCGTTCCTATTTGAATTCCTAAATGTTTTGGAGGAATATGGCACCCCTGaagaggtgctggacctgctgtttgcAAA gTATCGATGCGTTGTAGCTTCCTGTAAGAAGGAAGGAATCCTGGACCAGTGGGAAAT CTCCATCTCCTGCATCCTGGACATCTGGCTGGAGTACTATCGGGAGGATTTCATCAGCCACCGGAATTTCTCTCCCTGA